TCGGGCTTTCGTCCAACGCAGGCCGCCGCTAGGAACGCGCCAGGCAGCCACACGGGGAATGCGCACGATGAAGCTTTTGGCCGGCAATTCGAATGCGCCCCTGGCGCGCGCCATCAGCGATTATCTCGAGCTGCCGCTGACCAAGGCCAGCGTTCGCCGTTTCGCCGACGAGGAGATCTTCGTCGAAATCCACGAGAATGTCCGCGGCGAGGACGTGTTTCTCATCCAGTCGACCAGCTATCCGGCGAACGACAATCTGATGGAGCTGCTGATCTGCGTCGATGCGCTGCGCCGCGCTTCGGCCCGCCGGATCACCGCGGTACTCCCTTATTTCGGCTATGCTCGGCAGGACCGGAAGCCGGGACCCCGAACGCCCATTTCGGCCAAGCTCGTCGCCAACCTCATCACCACCGCCGGCGCCAATCGCGTGCTCTCGGTCGATCTCCACGCCGGGCAGATCCAGGGGTTCTTCGACATCCCGACCGACAATCTGTTCGGTGCACCGGTCATGAGCGCGGACATCCAGGCGCGCTTCGGCGACCAGCCGATCACGGTCGTGTCGCCCGACGTCGGCGGTGTGGTTCGCGCGCGCAGCCTTGCCAAGCGCCTCGCCAACGCCCCGCTCGCGATCGTCGACAAGCGCCGTGAGAAGGCCGGCGAATCGGAAGTGATGAACATCATCGGTGACGTCGAGGGGCGCTTCTGCATCCTGATCGACGATATCGTCGATTCGGCCGGCACCCTGTGCAACGCCGCCGCCGCGCTGAAGGCGCAAGGCGCGATCGGGGTGGTCGCCTACGTCACCCACGGCGTGCTTTCGGGCGGCGCGGCCGCGCGCGTGGCGGCGAGCGAGCTTACCGAGCTGGTGGTGACCGACAGCATCTATGCGGGTGAGGCCGACCTGCCGGGAACCAAGATCCGCCGCCTGACGATCGCCCCGCTGCTCGCCGAGGCGATCCGGCGCACCGCCGACGAATCGAGCGTGTCGAGCCTGTTCGACTAAGGGCGGGCGCGGCTGGCGATCGACGCCGCGCCGGTTGCAGTCGCGGTCGCCGAGCCGAGGCGCAGCGGCCGGCCATGGATCCATGCACGGCCCGCACCGAAGCTTGCGGCCGGTTCGAAACCCGAGCGCCGTTCGGCCAGGACAGGCTGGTCTCCCTGCTCTTCGAGGAGCCACCAGCGGCCCTCGGCCTTGGCGACGAGCATGACATAGTCGCCGCGCACCCGGTCGCGGCCCATCATCAGATAATAGTCGTTCCGCGGATAACCGAGCTCGCGAAGCGCCTGGAACTTGAGGATCGCGCGGTCGTCGTCATCGCCGCGTCCCGACGCCAGGGTCTCCGACGAACTCGCCCAGTAGCTTCGCGCGCCATATTGGGTCGCGTCCGAACGCCAGCCGACGCGATGATCGACTTGCGCCTGGAGATAGCGAAGCTGCTCGAGACGGCCCATGCTGCGGGCCGGCGCGACCAGCGCGGCCAGCGCGCGATCACCGGCGAGGTCGCCCATGACCTTGCGCCACTTGTCTGCCCAGCGCCCCTGCGGTCCGGGAATGGCCACGGTTCCGAACAGGTTGGGCCGGGTCGGCGCCGTCACCGTCACGCTTTCGGCGTCGGGCGCGGAGGCCGACGCCGCGACATCGGCGGAGACGGGAACGGCGAGACTGACGAGGACGAGCATGAGCCCGACCCTCGCGGTCCTGTGACGGTGCAAATCCGGCATCCACCCTCCTGGCTCGGGCCCCCACGGCGAGCCGAAGGCGGAAGTAGTTCATGCGGGAATGCGTCACGGAAGCGCATGGTTAACAGGAAGATCAAAACTTTCGCCGAACCGAGGCAACGGTGCGGCAAGTTGAGCGAAGAGCTATTGCTATACTGATTGAGGTTAACCTGGTGGTACCGGCTAAATCGCGTAGGTGGCGGATTTCTCCCGTTCGAACCGATGCTTCGGTGCCGAATCATGCGTCGGGTGCGAGCAAGCCGGCGGCGATGTAGAGCACGAGAGCGATCGGTCCCGTGACCATGACCGCGAGAATGATGGCGAGACGGACGATCAGCGGGTCGACGCCGGTCATGTCGGCGAGCCCGGCGGCCACACCCATCACCTTGGCGTCAGACTTGTTCAGCGAGAAACGGCGTTCCACGGTTTATTCCTTTCGAGACTGAGGCGGTCAGGCGATCTGCAGCGGGCCGACGGCGGCGCTGACGAACAGCATGGCGGTGATGAAAGCGCCCGCGAGACTGACGGCGAACTGGCGGTGGTCGATGGTCTTGGTCATGATGAATTCCCTCTGTCTGGTCCGGCGAAGCTGCCGATGACCTTGGTAAGCAGAGGGCGTGCCAGAACCGCGATTTGGACCATTATTCAGAGAGTTGATCTGAAACAGTGGCTAATAGCCGTCGCTGAAGAGCAGGCGGATGTTGGTGAAATCCGCCACGCCTTGGGCGTCCGCCAGAATTCCCAACGCGCGGTTAACCATTCTCGCGAGCAAAGCTGCAAGGCCCCAAGGTTAATGACCGGCTTACCGCGTTCGGGGCATCTCGCCCTCGATCGCTCGGTGTGGGGACTGAAGACTTATGAAGAAGATTCTCGTTGCTGCAGCCGCCATGGCTGCGTTCGCCGCTGCCGCGCCGGCCGCGGCACAGAATGCGCCGGTCAGCGCGCTGACCAAGGCGACCGCCAATGCTCGACTGATCAAGCCGCTGACGCTCACTGCGCTGCGCGACCTTAACTTCGGCACCATCGTCATGGGCAACCTGACCGGCAACGATACGGTCAGCATCAGCGGCGCGGGCGTCGTCAGCTGCGGCGCGTCGGGCAACCTCACCTGTGCGGGGACGCCGACCTCGGCGGGCTATCGCATCACCGGCACGCAGGGTCAGGTCGTCGTCGTTTCGTCGGCCGCCCCGAGCTTCCCGCTCACGGGCAGTAACGGTGGCACATTGAGCTTCGTGCCGAGCTTCCCGGCGACCGTCACCCTGGGCGCGGTCGGCAGCGCGGCCAATGACTTCAGCGTCGGCGGCTCGGTGGTCATCGGTGCGACCACCCCGGACGGCGTCTACAAGGGCGACATCGATATCCAGGTTGCCTATCAATAAGCGTCCGGTCTTCTGACCGGACCTGTCGAGGGCGGCTTCCGCGAGGAGGCCGCCCTTCTTCATGAGCCCTTGGCGCCGCCATGGTTAGCGCTTCATCAACCATTGGCTGCGAGAAAGCTCCGAAATGGCGGCGAT
This genomic window from Sphingomonas rosea contains:
- a CDS encoding DUF4402 domain-containing protein, with the translated sequence MKKILVAAAAMAAFAAAAPAAAQNAPVSALTKATANARLIKPLTLTALRDLNFGTIVMGNLTGNDTVSISGAGVVSCGASGNLTCAGTPTSAGYRITGTQGQVVVVSSAAPSFPLTGSNGGTLSFVPSFPATVTLGAVGSAANDFSVGGSVVIGATTPDGVYKGDIDIQVAYQ
- a CDS encoding transglutaminase-like cysteine peptidase, coding for MLVLVSLAVPVSADVAASASAPDAESVTVTAPTRPNLFGTVAIPGPQGRWADKWRKVMGDLAGDRALAALVAPARSMGRLEQLRYLQAQVDHRVGWRSDATQYGARSYWASSSETLASGRGDDDDRAILKFQALRELGYPRNDYYLMMGRDRVRGDYVMLVAKAEGRWWLLEEQGDQPVLAERRSGFEPAASFGAGRAWIHGRPLRLGSATATATGAASIASRARP
- a CDS encoding PspC domain-containing protein, which translates into the protein MERRFSLNKSDAKVMGVAAGLADMTGVDPLIVRLAIILAVMVTGPIALVLYIAAGLLAPDA
- a CDS encoding ribose-phosphate pyrophosphokinase → MKLLAGNSNAPLARAISDYLELPLTKASVRRFADEEIFVEIHENVRGEDVFLIQSTSYPANDNLMELLICVDALRRASARRITAVLPYFGYARQDRKPGPRTPISAKLVANLITTAGANRVLSVDLHAGQIQGFFDIPTDNLFGAPVMSADIQARFGDQPITVVSPDVGGVVRARSLAKRLANAPLAIVDKRREKAGESEVMNIIGDVEGRFCILIDDIVDSAGTLCNAAAALKAQGAIGVVAYVTHGVLSGGAAARVAASELTELVVTDSIYAGEADLPGTKIRRLTIAPLLAEAIRRTADESSVSSLFD